A genomic segment from Fervidobacterium gondwanense DSM 13020 encodes:
- a CDS encoding lysine exporter LysO family protein, whose translation MSILMLIGSVVIGLIVGRLTRTQLPGNTVDIVLYSLVFLVGLDLSKEKIEKRFLKDIIGSIISTIVGTLSFVLVLSFFLPLKQLETIVAASGFGWYSLSAVLITNSYSAYIGSISFFANVLRELIAIVISPFGLKFSRYGTISVAGATSMDTLLGIIATYSDRETALVSFGHGFVISLLVPVFVNIFLKFLI comes from the coding sequence ATGAGCATCTTAATGTTGATTGGATCTGTTGTTATTGGACTGATAGTTGGACGTCTTACTCGTACTCAATTACCGGGAAATACTGTTGACATTGTTCTTTATTCACTTGTATTCTTGGTAGGTTTGGATTTAAGTAAGGAGAAGATAGAGAAGAGGTTTTTGAAAGATATTATAGGAAGCATAATTTCAACGATTGTAGGTACCCTTTCATTTGTATTAGTATTGTCCTTCTTCCTACCGTTGAAACAGCTTGAAACTATAGTTGCTGCCTCAGGATTTGGATGGTACAGTCTGTCTGCTGTCCTCATAACAAATTCATACAGTGCGTATATAGGAAGTATATCGTTCTTTGCAAATGTGCTGAGGGAATTAATTGCAATAGTTATCTCTCCGTTTGGACTAAAATTTTCTCGCTACGGAACAATATCTGTTGCAGGGGCAACGTCTATGGATACTCTTCTTGGAATTATCGCAACTTATAGCGACAGAGAGACAGCTCTTGTTTCCTTCGGACATGGGTTTGTTATTTCCCTGCTCGTTCCAGTTTTTGTGAACATATTCTTGAAATTCCTAATCTAA
- a CDS encoding LysO family transporter translates to MIWWVLIVFFAGFFVGKFINTKWIGKYKVIMLLTMTLLFSLGLKIGSNDELFSKIDSIIFFGLLIALAGGAGSFLVGYIIERVVNKK, encoded by the coding sequence ATGATTTGGTGGGTATTAATCGTATTTTTTGCAGGTTTCTTTGTAGGGAAATTCATAAATACAAAATGGATAGGAAAATATAAAGTGATAATGCTTCTTACAATGACCTTGTTGTTCTCTCTCGGACTTAAAATTGGGAGTAACGATGAACTTTTCAGCAAAATTGATTCAATAATATTTTTCGGACTATTAATCGCACTTGCAGGTGGGGCGGGGAGTTTCTTGGTTGGTTACATTATTGAGAGGGTGGTGAATAAAAAATGA
- the asnS gene encoding asparagine--tRNA ligase: MEWVYIKDLKGYIDQEVELRGWVRRKRSSGKILFIEMRDGTGFVQVVAEKSTIGDENFESADKLRLESSFIVKGKVRKDERAPSGVEILATEIIPVQIPQEDFPIQKPDHSIEYLMEHRHLWLRAKRQFHILRIRDAVIKAIRKFYWERDFVQIDTPIFTGAIGETAGNLFEVDYFDYGKVYLAQTGQLYLEAACMALGKVFNLGPTFRAEKSKTRRHLIEFWMNEAEVAYYEHEDNVRLQEDLVYYIVQYVLNNVYDDLVAIGRDVSKLEKVQKPFPRMTYTEAVNFLQKQGFDIKWGDDFGGDEETVLAKQFDSPLFVTHYPRQAKAFYMQPDPENPQVVLCDDLLAPEGYGEIVGASQRIHDYDLMVERLKEHNLPVEKYDWYLDLRNFGSVPHSGFGLGVERTIAWIAGLEHIREAIPFARTLYRVHP; encoded by the coding sequence ATGGAGTGGGTGTACATAAAAGATTTAAAAGGATACATCGACCAGGAAGTTGAGTTGAGAGGCTGGGTAAGGCGTAAAAGGTCAAGTGGTAAGATTTTGTTTATAGAAATGCGCGATGGGACAGGATTTGTTCAGGTTGTAGCTGAAAAGAGCACAATTGGCGATGAGAATTTTGAGAGTGCCGATAAACTCAGGCTTGAATCATCTTTCATCGTAAAGGGAAAAGTCAGAAAAGACGAGCGTGCGCCATCTGGCGTTGAAATACTTGCTACGGAAATCATTCCAGTTCAGATACCGCAAGAAGACTTTCCAATCCAGAAACCGGACCACAGCATAGAGTACTTGATGGAACACAGACATCTCTGGCTTAGGGCCAAAAGACAGTTCCACATACTAAGGATAAGAGATGCTGTGATAAAGGCTATTAGAAAATTCTACTGGGAAAGGGATTTCGTGCAGATCGATACACCTATATTTACCGGAGCAATTGGCGAAACTGCAGGTAACTTGTTCGAAGTTGACTACTTTGACTATGGGAAAGTCTACCTTGCGCAAACAGGTCAGCTTTACTTAGAGGCAGCATGTATGGCACTCGGAAAAGTGTTTAACCTCGGACCAACGTTCAGAGCTGAAAAATCAAAGACGAGAAGGCATTTGATAGAGTTCTGGATGAACGAAGCGGAAGTTGCCTACTACGAACACGAAGATAACGTCAGGCTCCAAGAAGATCTGGTTTACTACATAGTCCAATACGTGCTGAACAACGTATACGACGACCTTGTAGCGATTGGCAGGGATGTTTCAAAACTTGAAAAGGTTCAAAAACCATTCCCGAGAATGACTTACACGGAAGCTGTTAACTTCTTGCAAAAGCAGGGATTTGACATAAAATGGGGCGATGACTTTGGAGGAGACGAAGAAACAGTCTTGGCAAAACAATTCGACAGCCCATTGTTTGTAACACATTACCCAAGACAGGCAAAGGCATTTTACATGCAACCTGATCCAGAAAATCCGCAGGTTGTTCTCTGCGATGACCTACTTGCACCGGAAGGCTATGGTGAGATAGTCGGTGCATCGCAACGTATACATGACTACGATCTAATGGTTGAAAGATTGAAAGAACATAACCTGCCAGTTGAAAAATACGACTGGTACCTCGACTTAAGGAATTTCGGCTCAGTTCCGCACAGCGGATTTGGACTTGGTGTGGAGAGAACAATAGCATGGATTGCAGGCCTTGAACACATAAGAGAAGCCATTCCGTTCGCAAGAACGCTCTACAGAGTGCATCCGTAA
- a CDS encoding C40 family peptidase has product MRKILLVFLLLVISGMYFGFTTRELTSSEIEKMFSKLYKLRAVPYVWGGTSELGLDCSGLIIYLLNQLGYKRFVYKNSLVYDVTADNMYRYNTKPIKELKDLKKGDLIFFDMNEDTVFDHVVIFEGIDKYGNIWVWDSAEMSDGIHQNKVDRRPLSLLSARKYAFGRILVVQQ; this is encoded by the coding sequence ATGCGGAAAATTCTTTTGGTATTTTTACTTCTCGTAATCAGTGGAATGTATTTCGGCTTTACAACACGAGAGCTTACAAGCTCTGAGATAGAAAAAATGTTTTCGAAACTGTATAAACTGAGGGCGGTTCCATACGTTTGGGGCGGAACCTCCGAGCTCGGTTTAGACTGCAGTGGATTAATTATTTACTTATTAAATCAGTTAGGGTACAAGAGATTCGTTTACAAGAATTCCTTAGTGTATGACGTTACGGCAGACAATATGTACAGGTACAACACAAAGCCCATAAAGGAGTTGAAAGATTTAAAGAAAGGTGACCTCATTTTCTTTGACATGAATGAAGACACGGTGTTTGACCACGTTGTTATATTCGAAGGAATCGATAAATACGGAAATATATGGGTTTGGGATTCCGCTGAGATGTCCGACGGGATACACCAAAATAAAGTTGATAGGCGTCCTTTGTCTTTACTCTCGGCAAGAAAATACGCTTTTGGAAGGATTTTGGTTGTACAGCAATAA
- a CDS encoding glycoside hydrolase family 65 protein, translated as MWTVRREKYLPEENLVYETIFTLANGYLSLRGTEEFSSRAMRGTYVAGIFDKHHAQVTELVNLPDPLRFAIYVDNEPLSLDYSNLKKYERTLDMENGLLNSLYEFEVNEKTILVESQRFVSRANLHRFGVRYKITPKFNGKIVVESCIDANTYNGYLDPINKVQHYEILDSKDLEPGIIVLVKTHDKGHNIAIATYISGKYEDGENALKFRKFRKIGDNPQESYTIFVKENQSIIIEKFGSIYTSLDVEIENLVERTVCELESFLKDTFDKELDIHAKIVQKTWDDMDIVIEGDETAQVGIRFNLFHLYQCAPDNPKVSIGARGLHGEGYKGHVFWDTEIFMFPFFLYTLPEYAKNLLLYRYNTLPGARRNAQMNGFKGAQFPWESADEGLEVTPKWGEDYLGNPVRIWTGDEEFHINSDIAVALVHYHTVTKDDQFMVDYGVEMLLETGKFWESRLEYNEKEDRYEIKRVIGPDEFHEHVDNNVYTNYLAKWNLLKAVEYYNWIREKSPVKFEKLKTLLGLTDEEVNSWVEKAEKIYIPRKPGEKLIEQFEGYFKLEDIEITEWDENGLPKWPKGLDLTKLGETQLIKQPDVVMLMLVLPEEFTFEEMKVNYEYYEKRTMHKSSLSPSMYSIMGLKVGDTHNAYRYFLKTVLVDLEDNQGNTNNGFHAASAGGAWQSVVYGFAGMELEKDGSLKFNPWLPEHWKSLSFKIHYAGKPIKVSITKEKIAFESETELEVEVKGRKYKINCGKTEVQLV; from the coding sequence ATGTGGACAGTGCGTAGAGAGAAATACTTGCCAGAAGAAAACCTCGTTTACGAAACCATCTTCACATTGGCAAACGGCTATCTAAGTTTACGCGGTACAGAAGAATTTTCAAGCAGAGCAATGAGAGGCACATATGTTGCCGGTATCTTTGATAAACACCACGCACAGGTTACCGAGCTTGTTAACCTTCCAGACCCTCTTAGGTTTGCTATATACGTTGACAATGAGCCGCTGAGTCTTGATTATTCAAATTTGAAAAAGTATGAACGAACACTCGACATGGAGAATGGCTTGCTTAACTCTTTGTATGAGTTTGAAGTTAATGAGAAGACGATACTCGTAGAATCTCAAAGATTCGTAAGCAGAGCCAACCTCCATCGCTTTGGTGTTAGATATAAAATTACGCCAAAGTTTAACGGGAAAATTGTAGTTGAAAGCTGTATCGATGCAAACACATATAACGGATATCTTGACCCAATAAACAAAGTGCAGCATTACGAAATACTCGATTCAAAGGACCTCGAACCAGGAATAATTGTTCTTGTGAAAACACACGATAAAGGGCACAACATAGCAATCGCAACTTACATTTCTGGAAAATATGAAGATGGAGAAAACGCTTTGAAGTTCAGAAAGTTTAGAAAAATTGGCGACAATCCTCAAGAGAGCTACACGATATTTGTAAAGGAAAATCAGTCGATAATTATTGAGAAATTCGGAAGCATTTACACATCGTTAGATGTTGAAATTGAAAATCTTGTAGAAAGGACAGTTTGTGAATTAGAAAGTTTTCTAAAAGACACCTTCGATAAAGAACTGGACATACATGCTAAGATTGTACAAAAAACTTGGGATGATATGGACATAGTGATTGAAGGAGATGAAACCGCGCAAGTTGGAATACGATTCAACCTCTTCCACCTTTACCAGTGCGCTCCTGACAATCCAAAGGTAAGCATAGGTGCAAGGGGTTTGCATGGTGAAGGTTATAAGGGACACGTTTTCTGGGACACTGAAATATTTATGTTCCCGTTTTTCCTTTACACGCTGCCTGAATATGCAAAGAATTTGCTCCTTTACAGGTACAACACACTTCCTGGTGCGAGAAGAAATGCACAGATGAACGGGTTCAAAGGTGCCCAGTTCCCGTGGGAATCAGCCGACGAAGGGCTTGAGGTTACGCCAAAGTGGGGTGAAGATTACCTTGGAAATCCTGTGAGAATCTGGACTGGCGACGAAGAATTTCACATAAATTCAGACATAGCTGTTGCGTTAGTGCACTACCACACAGTGACCAAAGATGATCAATTCATGGTCGACTACGGTGTTGAGATGCTACTTGAAACCGGCAAATTCTGGGAATCGAGGCTTGAGTACAATGAAAAAGAAGACAGGTATGAAATAAAGAGGGTAATAGGACCAGATGAATTTCACGAACACGTTGACAACAACGTTTATACAAACTACCTTGCGAAATGGAATTTGTTGAAAGCAGTTGAATACTATAATTGGATAAGGGAAAAATCTCCCGTAAAGTTTGAAAAACTAAAAACGCTTCTCGGATTGACTGATGAAGAAGTAAACAGCTGGGTAGAGAAGGCAGAAAAAATATACATTCCTCGAAAACCTGGTGAGAAACTGATAGAACAATTTGAAGGATACTTCAAGTTGGAGGATATCGAAATCACTGAATGGGATGAAAACGGATTACCAAAGTGGCCCAAAGGACTTGATTTGACTAAACTCGGTGAAACGCAGTTAATCAAACAGCCTGATGTTGTCATGCTTATGTTGGTCTTGCCAGAAGAATTTACATTTGAAGAGATGAAAGTGAATTATGAATATTACGAAAAAAGGACGATGCACAAGTCATCCTTGAGCCCATCAATGTATTCTATAATGGGACTTAAAGTTGGGGATACACATAATGCCTACAGATACTTCTTAAAAACAGTGCTTGTTGATTTGGAAGACAACCAGGGCAACACGAACAACGGTTTCCACGCAGCATCCGCTGGTGGAGCATGGCAATCAGTTGTGTACGGATTTGCAGGCATGGAATTGGAAAAAGATGGTTCTCTCAAATTCAACCCATGGCTACCAGAACACTGGAAATCTTTGAGTTTCAAGATACATTACGCTGGAAAACCAATTAAAGTGAGCATCACAAAAGAAAAAATCGCATTCGAATCCGAGACAGAGCTTGAAGTTGAAGTAAAGGGCAGAAAGTATAAAATAAATTGTGGAAAAACAGAGGTTCAATTGGTATGA
- the pgmB gene encoding beta-phosphoglucomutase encodes MRPKACIFDLDGVIVDTAKYHYLAWKRLAKELGFEFTEKDNERLKGVSRMESLEILLSVGGIKIEDQKLKEQLSDKKNNWYVEYISQMTKDEILPGVEEFLRKLKNAGIKIAIGSASKNTMTILRRIELVDLFDSIIDGTKITKAKPDPEVFLKAAEELNVDPKDCCVFEDAVAGIEAAKRAGMKVIGVGDHEILKDADRVITSFVGHGIELVEF; translated from the coding sequence GTCGATACCGCAAAGTATCATTACCTTGCTTGGAAAAGATTAGCGAAAGAACTCGGATTTGAATTTACGGAAAAAGACAACGAAAGATTGAAAGGTGTAAGCCGAATGGAGTCGCTTGAAATTTTACTCTCAGTTGGTGGGATTAAGATCGAAGACCAAAAATTGAAAGAACAGTTATCCGACAAGAAGAACAATTGGTATGTCGAATACATCAGTCAGATGACAAAAGACGAGATACTTCCAGGTGTCGAGGAGTTCTTGAGAAAATTGAAAAACGCCGGAATTAAGATTGCTATCGGTTCTGCAAGTAAGAACACAATGACAATACTCAGAAGAATCGAACTTGTTGATCTTTTCGACTCGATAATCGATGGTACTAAGATCACGAAAGCCAAACCAGACCCAGAGGTATTCCTGAAAGCAGCCGAGGAACTCAATGTTGATCCAAAAGATTGTTGTGTCTTTGAAGATGCGGTAGCCGGAATAGAGGCGGCGAAGAGGGCAGGAATGAAAGTGATAGGCGTTGGTGATCACGAGATACTTAAGGATGCTGATAGGGTTATAACCTCGTTCGTGGGTCATGGAATAGAGCTTGTTGAATTCTGA